GTTTAAACTGGAAAGATAGGCAGATGTACCCATACATTACATTCCTGTGTATGAGACATGTCAAGGCAGTGAAAATGCATCTTGGATCAATACCACTTTTTTCACTGACGTGACAAGATACTGGCTGGTGGGCCAAGTAGCAAAGGGtcaaaaagttcaaagttcagtgATATTGTTCAGAAGACTATCACATGTACACATGGAGAGCTGCACTGATACACAAGGAAAACATCACACAACAAGTTAGTCTATACATTTTTATTATAACAACTTTACATATTTTTCCTGAGGAAAAGCTACATACAAATGACACTACGATGTTTACTAAATCAAGACAAAAATGGTCTTTTCTCAAATTGGCATAAAAACAttactcattttttttttatttggaaaaGACAAGTTGTGACCAATACCAGGTCTCAATTTTCCTtgtacaaaaaattttcaaactctgacaaaaatgtcagaaattcTTGGAAAATATCACAATGTACAGATAATCTGCATCCAGTCAAAGCTAGCCAATCACATTCTATAATACAAAAGACCAAATTTGGGTCCCTCTTTACTGTGGCCAGAATTGGCCAATCAGAGTTAATGTTGTATATTTTGGTCAAGATCTAGTTTTATCATGTGACAACCATGTGACTATCATGTGACTTGGTCTAAACTACTGATGCAGTAGTAGTCATATCTCTGCATGCActctttcaaataaaaaacaatcCTTTTACTCATTTTCCCAGAGTCATGTTtgcaatgtaaaaaaattatggaaaaaaaagGCAAGGGGAAAGAAGAATCTTGAAAACACAGTTGCCCTTTCAAAGATATTGCAAAAAATGAGAATGACAATGAAATATACAATGTTCACTGTTGGtaagtttaataaaattgacACAACAATACAATAGGTTACACAggctatgacctttgaccttcgaTAATCatgtcattgacctttgacccatgaTTTAAAACTGTTTCATGATTAACTACTTTTTGGCAAGACTTTTTGTGGTGAGCAGACAACAACCCCTACTACAACACTAAACTAAGCTGTCTGTGTACGCTTTGATATTAAGATGCCGGTTCAGTGAATTATCAGCACTATTCTTGTATGCCTATcccaatataaaaaaaatatacatataaattCTGATCTATTTTCGGATCTAGTCTTCAATCAGATTTAACCTGATTTTGttggaaaattgtatttttaccaCACACTGTATGAAGGAAACCCACTTATTTAGATTGAAAACCAGTTCAAAGTTTACCGAGAGAACATAATCTTTGTCACTTTTTATATACATCCATGAAAATGCACTGTCTTTCTTGCAAAAGATTTTCCCTTCCCAACTGGTGGAACACGCACTCCAAGTAtcattgtgacctttgacacaagGTCAAAAGTTCACCAGACACAATCATTGACAAGATTCATCactactttcaaattctgcacaGCTGATTACTCACTTGACGTGCAATCTTGAGTCCACCTAAACCAAAACAGTGCTCTtccgtttttaaaataaaattggaaaatttcacaaaacgtGACATTGATAAGACATTCAgaacagctatgaattctacaGACAGAGCCAGATAGGTTTGTTAATGATTTCAATTTCTACAAAAGCTGCAAAAAACTACTTGGCTGATGTTAATACTCTTTGTTGGCTGTGAAATGTATGGCATGGACATAAAAATGATACATCCCAAAAAACCACATGCCTTAAACCCTTTATCCTGCCACActtatcacttccccatcagctaGGTCAGTAAATCACGGTGCTAAATCACAACCTAGTGATATTTTCACCTATTCAGCATGGTGTGTTATGgtagctttagtctgtaaaaatcatatttatggTATTTCTGTTTTCTGGTGCTTTCCAATTTCAAGTCTTCATTAAAATGCTGCGTATGGGACATGTTATGCATTAGTAGtgtttaaccaacttgacctgatggtgacatatgaacttggcaggattaCAGTTAGTAACAATGTGTACGTGTGGAACCTTACCCTGCTCACCCCTAATATCCTGTacacaggtccacaatcacaattgataacaataggcaTGGGCCAAACCATAGCCATGAAAAGGTTAAACCATTATAATTGCATTGAAATATCAGGTGCCCACAAGGAAAGAGCCCACATCAGGGGAAGGGCGGCATACCATACATATTACATGACATAATACAATTGTGtcatttcacaaatattttggGTTAATTTCAGTTTGATATTTTCTATTCAGCCTTTATAAAATTTTGTCAtataaaaatttatgaaattttcatgaatggGTCTACCACAAGCcgttttttgacaaaagaaagACATTCCATAGATGGAATAGATGGGAAGAAAGGATGGCAAACAAATATTGAACAAGAAGTAGAATGAAAACAGTGAATAAATTGGCAACTGTCAAATGACCTCTGCAGTTCAGAGTTGAAAGGTCACACACAGCAATGACAGCCAATAGGTTTCATTAAGtgatcatttgaaatattttcatagttAGGTAAAACTGTGGACTTCTTCACACCTAGTGAACATGGACCAATCAAAACCATGTAACCATGGTGACAATTACCACGGACGCAGTTGCAATATATTAGTGCACGCTTAGTTTTcacaaaatgagaaatttttacacctgattatattttgcaaagttgctttaaaattttgcGCAATATGAAAAATTGAACTTGAAATAGCTAAGTACAAAGCTGTATCTCCTATTGTCAGCTTTTTATTTAAAAGACCAAAAATACtaatttttctattttgttaatttttttcacttttctttccctttttgtTTATCAACATTGCAATACTTATGCCAGGACCCCATTATGATGCAAAATGAAACCAGAAAGACCAAAATgtaatttgacaattttcaaagataagcaaaagaaaaacctgtacaatattgatattttgtttcttCTTTCTACAATTTAAATTATGTGTCTGGGACTGCAACCATAACAAATTGGTTAAAAAAAACTGTGAATACTTTCTTGACTACAGTTGACAAAGTTTCCTAGGTGATGATTTTACACTGTTTCTCTGGTCATATAGTGGGCTGAATGGGACAAAGTTGCTGTTATATaggtgcaatttttgcaattatctgaaaaaaatatgataaagaGATCAGCCATGTATGTGAATACTGCTGGTGTGATACGGGTTGTGTCAAATATTGCATAACCTTGTTGTAATCCTTGCTGAAGTTTTCAGTTTGTTGGAACTGTCATTTGCTTTATCGCACATTGGTGTGTCTTTCATCTCACTATTTCTCAAattctttcatcaatttttttatatttccttGGGTTGGTATTCTTCCTGCACACATATATAGTTTTCTGAAGTCAAATGACAACACTATTCAGAGAGTGGTATGTCAAATAGGTTCAGTGGGCACACTATTGCACATACTTCAAAAGATATGAATTACTATCCTATAGGGGCAATCACAACTGTAGGGCTATTCAAGTTTGTAATGAAATGTACCAACATGCAGTCGACATTTGCTGTTGCCAGTaggaatttgaacaaattctgtATAAATGGTTGGACCCTTTCACATGTGATTTACATAGTTTCAATCAGAGCATTGTTGATAAAAAGTACTAATTTCATTATTCCTGAAAGACTAATTTCTGAAAGTCTCGTCAATAttttcagacaaatatttattttttgcatattaatgatggAATTGTGACGTTATCACAAATCAGCCCTATAGAATAAGTCATCTCTTCAGTCCAGCGGCTGGATTGTTTTGTTGCTAACACTTTAACAGCAATATTACTTGACTTCTCAACTGACACAAAGCTGACCCAAACAGTGTACCTACAAGACAGCAACTTTGTCCCCTAGTTCTGAACACCAGAAATCACGGGTCATTTCAGATATATCTTTGAAATGAAAGATTGCTTCAAACATGGGCTAGTTGAGCAACGTAtgaaaaatgttattaaaaaaaattcaaagaaatttcCAGAAAATCATCGGGATAGAGAAATCAGCACTGATGTTATGTAAATAGTCATTGAAAGAAAAAAGCCACTCAATAAATACTTTATAATTATTTGTATAATATTGACTCTCAGAATATACTGGGGCAGGCTTAACACGGGACCATCCTACTTTCTACCTCATCATGATAATTTGAATATCACATGATATGCAAATACTATCATTTGCATaccatttaatattcaaattacaatgTGGCTTATTCAACTCTCAGGGGCACACAAGTGTGCAGATTATATAGACAGACCAGCTGTGTTTAAAGTACATGACTTAAGATTTCCTCGGGTTTGAAATAAAATGGGAAATTTGGGAAATTCTGACTTTTCTGTAGATATACTTTGATGTTCACTGTAGACTAATGAAGTGATGTAGTTGacttcaaaacaatttgacaaagtcTAATCTGAATAGgcatttttcagaaaaaaaactttaaaaaatacctAGTTGTCAGATATGATAAATATGTCCCCTCTTTGTAATCATATCTGTAGGACAATACTATACTATCAACAACTAGGGAGTGAGTCAGAACAAACAGATATGCAAAAACTAGCAAAAATGCCTTCATACCACTTTGGTAAGACAGGTCCAATCTCTCAAAAGGCAAAACAAAGAATCTGGTATCAAGTCAGTGGTGCCACATCAGCCCAGTAATCACTGAAGATACTGAGAAATTCTTCCTGTCCCTAGCATAAACGTTTGCTTTAAATCCGATATAGATGAACTTTATGTCACAGCTACTGGCATACACAGTGGGACCATGGTTCACAAACTGGTTGGAAAGCATTAACTTCTGATAAGCATTTCATTTCTGGTGCACTAAGCTATCTGAGATGCCCTACTATCCAACACAATCCATCAACTGTCGACTTATGATACCATTAAACCTTGTCACTCTTTCTGTAGCTGAAATTATTACCTATCCTGCCCTTATCAATAAAGTTTTATGTCCGTAAATATCAAGACCATTTACCCCTAGAAACAAAACATTAGTCTGGGCTAGTAGAAAACGCATGTGTTACTGGTGCCTACATACTGACTGGTGTGATTTTAACACtatgtattgtaaaagttgacaCAGAAATAAACTGTACTCATTCATTTCAGTAAGGCAAATAAACCTATAATGCTCAAAGTACAGCTGATACAGCAATTAATGAGAATTCTAGCATTTGTGAATGCCATTTGCTTAagcctttcaccccagttccctgtgtacaggtccaactttaccatagaaaaccatggatttgggacaaaccatggtggtgaaaggcttAAGTCATAATTTTAAAGACAAAACGGTAAATACTAAGCACTGTATTCTACATGTGAACTCTGCTCTCTGACATAGACCCCTGGCCtttgtaatgacctttgaccatgCCATGACCTTTGACAGTGACCCTCACTGGCACTGGCAGTTATGACTGTTGCCAGACAATGTTTTTCCAAAGCCTGGgtcatgaaatcaaaattgaaatcgaaCTGAACAGAATTGAGTCTGTACAAAAGAGACCAACAGGACTCAGTCTATGAAGCCACATGCTTTTATGAAAGGATGCAGGTCAAAGGACAAAGGCAACAGGTGAGAGGtcattcacatttttacaacagATTCTGGGTGCCACTTTGGTAAACTCCCGTTTTTTCACTCTTTTTTGTGCATCTCTCTTATTGCAGATTGTGTTTTTATTGCAAATAGTGACTTCTCATTCCTGACAATCTAGTCCTTGTCACATAGAGAGTTAGACAGAGATCTGACAACGCACACTTGACAGGCGGGAACACCGTTTAGATGTTAACAAAGTTAACACACTGTACAATAGCTACACATGCACTCTGGGATAGCTGATATTACTGGCTCAGCTTTCTAAGCAGCGTAATTCCCTTTtggattgttttgtttttgttttcccaGGTGAAGAAAaagatgaaagaaaataaactttgaaagttgTCAAAAAGACAGAAATTAAATACtctgcatatttgtaaattgcaaCTGAGGATACTGTCTTGTAATTTTCAAGGCCGATGAAACCTAgggagaaacaaaaaaatatatatatatataagattcTCACAAAGATGCTTCTTTTTGAATATCTACGAGGAACATGTAATCAAAATTGGCTTAGCGCCCTCTTGTGACAAGAATATGAAATCAATCAACATTCACTTCATACCATTGATTTGGTTGTGCATTTCCATGGGAATAACACCAACGCTGAAAACAACTCACCTTGTGTATTGCCTGCTGTCTTCATGTACTTCCATTTCTGCACTTTTATAATCATTAAGTTCCTTTCTTATAGCAGCCTGCGGGATATAATAAAATGGGGCAATGTCAAGGGTTTGTAACATGCGAAGAAAGACCGGCCACATAGTTGATACAGTATATTTGTGGTGAAATGATATTCAAAATCATCATATTCCATCTGATATTGAAAAGTGCAATGATAGTTCATTATGTCAGGATATGCCTATTCAATACTCACTAATATATTTTCAGTAGATGAATCCCGATCTGTTGCATTACAGGCACTAGACTCAAACTAATTCACCTTGACAGACAAAACTCTGAATGGTTAGAGGGCGCATTACCCAGGATATAGTCAACAGATGAATTCATTGAATTCAATGATAACACacatttgacaatattttctgaTAGGCACACAAAGACTAAAAGGCAGTCACTGATTTATTTCTGATAGAGAGATTTTTGTTGTGGGCATGTATATCACATTTACTTACCTTATCTTGAGGAGTCAGTCTTGTCCATGGTTTGTCGGCTTTTCTGTCGTAATCGATGGCCTGCGTCACTTCCACGTAGTCACAGAATTTTAGAATATTCCTCCTCTTCAATTCTTCTACTGTGGGTCTAAAACTCAACTGAAGAACAGCAATATTTCTGATAAGAAAGGCTGTGCCGTAACGATTACTCATACTAGGGGAAATAGTTCTGATCAATTCTAGTGATACAAAGCATATGGCATAACAATGCTACAATACAATCTAAAATGAACTTGGCTACAATGACATCATTAAATGGGATCCCTGCCCTTTTGAACTatgcaaaacaacaacaaacccATTAGTTGATTAAGTCCATTGCTGCCTCACTGGATAGGTTTGACCCCCACAGCTGTTGCTGACCTCAAGAAAGTCAGTTAAGGTCATCACAAGGTCATCACTTAGTACGTGTGAAAACAAACAGTTGCTTTCGTCACAACATATACTTCAATTGTAAAAAatccatgaacttgaaatggtGATGACTTACTTTTCTTGTAAGTATACTCTTTGTTTTCTCCATATCTTCATAACGTTCTTTTTGACTCATTTCTGTCAgtcagaaaattaaaattggTTATTTTTATGGTATGCCCACTTTCTCTTTTAATCAAACACACAAACCATATTATCATAGCTTTGTTAACAAAATATACACTCATATACACTATGAGGTCACAGTTTTACAGCGCAAACAACTTTAAATTTGAGGGAAACTGGTGTTTATTTTGTTCAATAGGACTGAATGTATATCTTTGTACATAACTACAGGCTTGGTGACCAGAAACTGGACACTTAATTAGCACATTACAGAGTCTAGGGAGCTGTATTGTAAATTCATTTGATAATTACTTAGAAACTTTGACTCAAGATACATTTTTTTGCCTGTATGCCTCTTACTGCAAGATGCAAGGTGgattaatattaatttatgcCAATGATATTAATGAACATTGTTTcgttatttaaattttatgctCATGATTCATTTTCAATGCAGCTATTCATGTACCTTGCATCTTGCATTGTTTATTGTATGATacttctgtgtgtgtgtgttgggggCAATGTTTATTGGTATATCAAGCTTAATCTGGAACAAATCATTCTATGTAGGGGTGGCTGCTTGTTTCTACACAGATATCAGAAGAGTAAATACACATACAACAGATAACATATCATAGATACTAACTTCTCATTATGTTTCTCTGTTCTAGTTCTTCTTGCGTAGGTCGAAGACTTAACCGCCTGCAATAGAGACATCATATTTCAATAAGTGTGTATCTTGTCAATGCATTGTTCATACAGTTGGAAATCTATACaagcacatatatatatatatatatatatatatatatatatatatatatatatatatatatatatatattatatatatatattaagtttGAAAATATCTGATCAAATAATTGTAAGCTATACATAGCTGTAAAATAGGAAGGGTTGGAAAGATTGAACTAAAAATTGCAAAAGATGGTTTATTATtagatttcattttgatttgttaAAGTGGTGTTGTCCAAAACAAATACAGCGCATATAAAAAGAAATGGTCTCAGTCCTCTAGGACTTCACTTCTGGTTGTAAAGAAATCAAACAAAACTGCTTCCACctgattttcatttgatatgtgTCTTATGCATGATGAGATCACACAGACTGATGTAGCTTGCCACCAGATTTTGATTAAATGccacaatttttttgtaaagtatAAGTCCCATCTTCCTCTACTCACCTTTCCAGCTTGACTCCGAGAGCTTTTTTGTTTTCCTGCTTTTCAGACTCCGATCTGTCTGGTAAAATGTTCCTGTTCACAAGCTCTTTCATGCTTGGTCTGTTTTGTAATTTAATAGCTAAACTATCTTTCCTCTTCACTTTGGCTGCAAGCCCACCTGAATGTACACAAAGAGATGGGAAGCAAAATCAAGTTACACTTCTTGTGCGCCGAAAAGTACTGCATATTCCTGCCACAGGAGGGCGCTTCATCGCATACACTACTTGCTGGCTGTGATCAAACAATGGTAAATTGTGCACATATGACCTCAGCAGACAGAAATCAATGCTGTGGACACAAACATCTGAGACAACAGGTTAGTTCACTCATATATTTTTCTTGATAATTTCTTCTATGGTTTATTAGATTTTTATTGCAGTCATGGATGTTATAGGATGAAAGATGCAACCGTATAGTACTTTCATCATTTGCCCTGCATTCTGATGGACTGACATCTGACTGACTTTCGTGGTCGTTTGTCAAATGTCCACATAAGCTTACTAACAGGAATATAACATTTCTGATGAGCATCATATAAATTATGTCAaagtaaaatttgtattttgaatgtAGGGTAAGGAATCCCTGTGTCAATAGACACATGAACAGCTTTTATGACAAGTAATGGGTTGACTTACTTTCTTCCTCACTGTCAGTGTCATCATCTCTGTAAAGTATAGGTTCATCATCTGAATCACTGTCAAATCTGTGTATATCACCATTGACCACTTGTGACTTGCCGATCACAACTGGACTGAATATTGACACCCTGTGGAAAAGTATAAGATGCACAAATCTCTATTGTCAGCAGGATAGAACCTTGTTCCAATCATAAGTACGCCTTTGAATCCTCTCTTTGTATTATAGTATAGCCTTTATCAAAGTGCATCATGACAAATTACTGTAAAGTGTTTTTGTTGTGGGTGGTAATTTAGGTGAATATAATGACATTTCAACAGCCATATGTTCCCCATGTTGCAGTTTGGTCTATAAATGCTCTCATGTTAAAGGACGATGGGAATGTCATCAAGGTTGCCAAACAATTTACACTGTATTCTCTCATAATCTATAGAAAGACACCAAGACACCACAAGCTAATTTCTTCAGCTGCCAAACTCATGATGAtctatcattgtaaaaattgtttaaagccTAAAATACGCACTTTATCTTTATACTCTATACATGATGGGAACTTTATGTTATCTCTGGTATATTTTTGTTGGTGTGGGTGAACCCATATCTAGAGAAACAggggtcaaagggttaaacttaaATGGTAAACATTAACCCTGTAACTGTCATGGTTTGGTCCTATTCTACCTTTTTCTATGGCAAAGTGGGACTTCTGCATTGGGGTGAAATGGTTAATTGCAgtcggatttttttttcagaaaagaatAAGTAATTTTTCATGGAAATGAATGAAACAGATTCTGTGGTGCCAAGATTGACACCAATTGAGATAAATGATTTACGCTTGACTCGTCAGGATGATTTCATAAAAGGAATGAAATTCAAGAAGACATACTTACCCTCCTGATACTGACACTTTGTTGATATTTGAAGAATTCGGCGCTTcgttttctttgttcatttcAGAAATGTCTACTTTACCATCCTCCGATGCTGCATTCCCCATGCTGCCTgctgtacagaaaaaaaattgcaaaaataataTTAGAATATCTGTGGGCAAGATAGCCTCTGTATCATCACAGTTGTCTTTCTTATTTCAAAACACCTAGGTGGTGTCATCCCGGTCACTGTGACTTTGCACCAGCTCAAAATTACTTTCATGAATCGCCATGGCAACTATGACGAGACAATCTGGTTTGCTGATTGCTTCAGTTCTGCGTGCACAGAGTGTGTCTACACAATACATCAAACATAAAGATCTGATGTTAAAATACATATCGacagaaatgaataaatatatatgcatacatgtagctaTACAGATTATCATAAATCGACTAGTCCTTACATGTTGATGGCGTACAGAAAGGGGAAAAGAGTAACTGACAAGGTTCATGTTTTTGGAATGAATAGCTAATAGGTTGGTAAACCTTGGAGGATGTGATTTACTCTAgtgacattttttacattgaTATTACAAAACCATGGTCTTCTACCAGCATTATGCCTTCAGTTTTTTCACAAAAGTCAttgaatttacattgaaaacacATTTGTCATCAAAGAATGGGTTCAGTCCCTCTTGCGACAAGCCATCATGATTTTCGAGCACTTTTGTGTAAATCATAGAAACAATAATTGGCTAATTATGCAGTTGCTCTCCCTTCCAACTACATGTACCACCCATAATATTCTACGATGAAAACATGATTTTTCACAAATCATCACACACTAGGGGCAAACAAACCCCATGACATCTCGTTATCTTTCTGTTCACTACAGAAACTTACActcgtggccactttagtgttgattaagcctgtctgcagcaagcagaaattctgtttgtataaacgaaacaaagtggtgatcggtgtaataaatgtaaggttcactatcggcaccccactgttaggattgagataacgttctactaaaatgtctcgcctgcccaattcaaatcgatcacaacactgcactgtagacacgctgtaagtctgcactccgacaatgaacatcaataacaacggtcgcTAATATCATAGGGGCAATACTTCAGTGAGGACGTAGcaagcttgattgttcaaaatataagagatTGTGGTGGCAATCCGGCACCAAGCGAGGTATCATGGGGagcttacaaagaaaacaagcaaGCATTTCaagataagcgtggagggagccagaaaagtttggaagagatgaACATGTATAAGGACAAGTTTCCTTAAACCaggatgagaaaagtgtcgtcCATGGTTACACACatatgaatacatgtacatgtaaaatgctaccccgactgtactttactcttaccttttctctcgtaccaagtgaaattgaagtacgtttattcacggtttgtaggaaagaaacatggcttagtgcaagtgaatgtatatttcgaaagttttgccgtcaagacgggcgatgtctgtaatttaatcgctaacattttcaaagtggcatttCCTCAATTCCCGTgtctgaacaaagtctgaacacgacacttgCGATGCACGCTGTAGTATCGTTGGTATccattcactgcaatattgaaatcggcaaaaaatgtgtgatgttctctGACACTGACttcatttgaaacacatgaattttagcagatactgagtactgatagggcaaatgctgtggtcaacaGCATttatatacagtgtattttataatcactccctaatttcaggctaatcggcgtgtccaggggtaccgatagtaggatcattatcaccactgatacagggtaaagtaaccgttttatcacccttctgcagacagaatttctgcttgtaccagacaggcttgatcaacactaaagtggccacgggtgtacaTAGCACAGAACTCATGCATGGAAGAGGTGATTTCCCCACTTTATATGTCTCACAATTTTATACCTATATAATGAATTTCTCAGGACAACTTAGATTATGAATAATTAGTCCTTAATCGCCATAGCTACTAATGtctaatatttgaattttaaagtgCCACAAGAATACTGATAACCTTAGCTCTTCAATCTCAGAGATGTCTAAAAATGGTATCAACATTGGTATCGTGTCTAAAAGAGGATACCAAAGTCATGATGTGCTGCACGGATTTTCACAGGCATACAActattttttcaactttttatcACAAAGCAAATGCATTATCTAGACACAAGACAAATACTTCCCAACTTACCTTGTTCACTACTGTCTGTGGCTGGAATATCTTGTGATGTTGACTCTGAGGGGACAGCTGATGCAGCTACGCCTGGAGGGTGCTCAGTGTGATGAGCTGTCTGGCTAGCGTCGCCTGCTTCACTCGGCACTACTACAGCTCTGGTTGTTGTGACTAGCGGCGGTTTGACGGGCGCAGATTCCGAAGACTTATCTGACCCTGTGGCGCAAGGAAATCAAAAAATATCCTTTATGTCGTCAGTATCAACACAGCAAGGGTATACCGTGCGTGGACAGACACAAATGCAGAACCTTCAACAGAGAAAGCTATTGGCCATTTCATATCCAACACGTCATCATGAGAGGAGAAGGCTGCTATATGTCAAGTATCTTTTGTATGATTATCTTTATCCCTTTCTAGCTGGTAGGGATTTATGTGACCACCAATGACTAAAAACAAACCTTGAAACTTGTCTGACGCAATTTCACTTTATGATTAGGGACAAAAGGGAATGAATGCAAGACTATTAATATGCAGAATATTAGTGATTACAGTGATGTATTAAGGATAACATAATTGCTTGGATGTGTTGTTTACCATCCTAATGTATTGATATCATAA
The DNA window shown above is from Ptychodera flava strain L36383 chromosome 5, AS_Pfla_20210202, whole genome shotgun sequence and carries:
- the LOC139133006 gene encoding phosphatase and actin regulator 1-like isoform X3 — protein: MKKSSFRSRFWRVGRSATLPPELERRSGDAKKDNDMKGAIAKVQGPSTPPVERKSKFPSISRLFKPWKWKRKKKTTSEKFHQTQITIERKISMRATKEELIEKGVLNPDAYEEANNIPPGSVRAASSANKDKPKVTTANSITPESSTTTTTTTVHIDTPPPLPQKKGSDKSSESAPVKPPLVTTTRAVVVPSEAGDASQTAHHTEHPPGVAASAVPSESTSQDIPATDSSEQAGSMGNAASEDGKVDISEMNKENEAPNSSNINKVSVSGGVSIFSPVVIGKSQVVNGDIHRFDSDSDDEPILYRDDDTDSEEESGLAAKVKRKDSLAIKLQNRPSMKELVNRNILPDRSESEKQENKKALGVKLERRLSLRPTQEELEQRNIMRKMSQKERYEDMEKTKSILTRKLSFRPTVEELKRRNILKFCDYVEVTQAIDYDRKADKPWTRLTPQDKAAIRKELNDYKSAEMEVHEDSRQYTRFHRP